The proteins below are encoded in one region of Tomitella fengzijianii:
- a CDS encoding short-chain fatty acyl-CoA regulator family protein has protein sequence MQKMFVGARLRRLREERRLSQAGLARVLELSPSYVNQLENDLRPLTVPVMMRLSSAFDLELDFFASDGDARLIADLDEVFADSPATERPTVRQVEELVSRMPDVGRTLVRLHRRLHAATEQAERLSGRAVAHPDGASAPASEPDGAGDSAAVGDGIEGLATPYEDVRDFFYGRRNHFAELDSAAEELFESCGLRPGGLDIQLARLLRDEHGVTVRLRTDDPRSPGPKREYDAAAGVLFLARRLDAGQRAFQMATQIALLTRRAVIDAIADASGLAPQSAALARVGLANYFAGALLLPYTRFLDAAEELRYDIDLLSVKFEVGFETVCHRLSTLQRPGQRGVPFFFVRTDRAGNISKRQSATAFHFSRVGGSCPLWVVHDAFASPGRVLTQVAQMPDGRTYLWIARTTHEDGRGYRAPGRTFAVGLGCDIGHADRLVYSEGRSLADPGAIVPIGAGCKVCDRPQCAQRAFPPLGSRLQIDEDVSSQLPYRHAYTE, from the coding sequence ATGCAGAAGATGTTCGTCGGCGCGCGTCTGCGTCGGCTCCGCGAGGAGCGCAGGCTCAGCCAGGCCGGCCTCGCGCGTGTGCTGGAACTGTCGCCGAGCTACGTCAACCAACTCGAGAACGATCTGCGGCCGCTGACCGTGCCGGTGATGATGCGCCTGAGTTCCGCGTTCGATCTGGAGCTGGACTTCTTCGCTTCCGACGGTGACGCACGGTTGATCGCAGACCTGGACGAGGTGTTCGCGGACAGTCCCGCCACCGAGCGGCCCACGGTGCGCCAGGTGGAGGAACTCGTGTCGCGTATGCCGGATGTCGGCCGAACGCTGGTGCGGCTGCACCGGCGGCTGCACGCCGCCACCGAGCAGGCCGAGCGGCTCTCCGGCCGGGCGGTGGCCCATCCCGACGGGGCATCCGCGCCGGCGTCGGAGCCGGACGGGGCGGGCGACTCCGCTGCGGTGGGCGACGGGATCGAAGGACTCGCGACCCCGTACGAGGACGTCCGTGACTTCTTCTACGGGCGTCGGAACCATTTCGCCGAGCTCGACTCCGCGGCGGAGGAGCTCTTCGAGAGTTGTGGCCTGCGGCCGGGCGGCCTCGACATCCAGCTCGCCCGGCTCCTGCGTGACGAGCACGGGGTGACCGTGCGGCTGCGTACGGACGACCCCCGGAGCCCCGGCCCCAAGCGCGAATACGATGCGGCCGCGGGCGTGCTGTTCCTCGCCCGTCGCCTGGACGCCGGACAACGCGCGTTCCAGATGGCGACGCAGATCGCGCTGCTCACACGGCGCGCGGTGATCGACGCCATCGCCGACGCGAGCGGTCTCGCCCCTCAGTCCGCCGCGCTGGCCCGCGTGGGCCTCGCCAACTACTTCGCGGGTGCACTGCTGTTGCCGTACACACGGTTTCTGGATGCGGCGGAGGAGTTGCGCTACGACATCGACCTGCTCTCGGTGAAGTTCGAGGTGGGGTTCGAGACGGTCTGCCACCGGTTGTCCACGCTGCAACGACCGGGACAGCGCGGGGTGCCCTTCTTCTTCGTGCGCACCGATCGTGCGGGGAACATCTCCAAGCGGCAGTCGGCGACGGCCTTCCACTTCTCCAGGGTCGGCGGCAGCTGCCCGCTCTGGGTGGTGCACGACGCGTTCGCGTCGCCGGGGAGGGTGCTCACCCAGGTGGCGCAGATGCCCGACGGTCGCACGTACCTCTGGATCGCGCGGACCACCCACGAAGACGGCCGCGGCTACCGTGCCCCGGGCCGGACGTTCGCCGTGGGGCTGGGGTGCGATATCGGTCATGCGGACCGGCTCGTGTACTCCGAAGGCCGGTCGCTCGCGGATCCGGGCGCCATCGTCCCGATCGGTGCCGGCTGCAAGGTGTGCGACCGCCCGCAGTGCGCACAGCGTGCGTTCCCGCCGCTGGGAAGCCGCCTGCAGATCGACGAGGACGTCAGCAGTCAGCTGCCGTATCGGCACGCGTACACGGAGTAG
- the prpB gene encoding methylisocitrate lyase: protein MTGLITSDVPAADKRTALRAGLTSGTIVRLPGAFNPLTATLIEEVGFEGVYVSGAVVSADLALPDIGLTTLSEVTDRSRQIARVTSLPTLVDADTGFGEPMNAARTITHLEDAGVAGCHLEDQVNPKRCGHLDGKAVVPAADMVRRLGAAVGARRDENFVICARTDARGIEGLDAAIDRAKAYADAGADMIFTEALADEAEFEAFRKAVDVPLLANMTEFGKSELIPARRLQDIGYNAVIYPVTTLRLAMFAAEEGLRELAAEGTQAGMLDRMQHRSRLYELLDYEGYNAFDTSLFNFTLEGGA from the coding sequence ATGACCGGATTGATCACTTCCGACGTGCCCGCCGCCGACAAGCGCACGGCGTTGCGCGCCGGCCTGACGTCGGGCACCATCGTGCGGCTGCCCGGCGCCTTCAACCCGCTCACCGCCACGCTCATCGAGGAGGTCGGCTTCGAGGGCGTCTACGTCTCCGGCGCCGTCGTCTCCGCCGACCTGGCCCTGCCGGACATCGGCCTGACCACCCTGAGCGAGGTCACCGACCGCAGCCGCCAGATCGCCCGCGTCACGTCCCTGCCCACGCTCGTCGACGCCGACACCGGCTTCGGCGAGCCGATGAACGCGGCGCGCACCATCACCCACCTCGAGGACGCAGGGGTGGCAGGCTGCCACCTCGAGGACCAGGTCAACCCCAAACGGTGCGGGCACCTCGACGGCAAGGCCGTGGTGCCGGCCGCCGACATGGTCCGCCGCCTCGGCGCCGCCGTCGGCGCCCGCCGCGACGAGAACTTCGTGATCTGCGCGCGCACCGACGCCCGCGGCATCGAGGGGCTGGATGCCGCCATCGACCGGGCCAAGGCCTACGCGGACGCGGGCGCCGACATGATCTTCACCGAAGCGCTGGCCGACGAGGCCGAGTTCGAGGCCTTCCGCAAGGCCGTCGACGTGCCGCTGCTGGCGAACATGACCGAGTTCGGCAAGTCCGAGCTCATCCCCGCACGCCGGCTCCAGGACATCGGCTACAACGCGGTCATCTACCCGGTCACCACGCTGCGCCTGGCCATGTTCGCCGCCGAGGAGGGGCTGCGCGAGCTCGCCGCCGAGGGCACCCAGGCCGGGATGCTCGACCGCATGCAGCACCGCAGCCGGCTCTACGAGCTGCTCGACTACGAGGGCTACAACGCCTTCGACACCTCGCTGTTCAACTTCACGCTGGAAGGAGGCGCATGA
- the mftG gene encoding mycofactocin dehydrogenase MftG, which translates to MVPRAADVVIVGGGSCGSVLAARLSEDPACSVLLIESGAGDPVPASPTPAHILPIGPGSPRVRLYSTTLRRGLAGTLVRGRGPGGSGAVNGAYFVRATPADLESWGSTIGGGPGRTGWSYGDALPYFRRSENDRDFGSSSAHGAAGPVPVSRRPAGEWSTTTARFVAAAEAMGFPGEPDKNAGGPPGIGPVPCNIDRGMRVDPGSAYLAAAAERPNLTVWTGATVAGLQSTAGAVRAVQVIRDGESLLVEAGTAVVAAGAIETPALLWRSGIGDPRILGAATVHPLPGVGREFSDHPEITVPYDPVPRRPAADPLVAERVPPPILEACLNLNSGDGAVEIRPYTASFGDAVPGNPRMPPVLGAALMAPRGRGRMVPHPTDPLGAPRIEHHYLSDPRDKAAAVAAVDLARGLLDASGIGAPIDGMTPHLGTSQHLSGTCPMGSDVGTSVVDQCCRVHGIAGLYIVDTSVFPRVPSRGPHATAVMLAERAAEFIASGFP; encoded by the coding sequence GTGGTCCCGCGGGCCGCCGACGTCGTCATCGTGGGCGGCGGCTCCTGCGGGTCGGTGCTCGCGGCCCGGCTGAGCGAGGACCCGGCCTGCTCGGTCCTGCTGATCGAATCCGGTGCCGGAGACCCGGTGCCCGCCTCCCCGACGCCGGCGCACATCCTGCCGATCGGCCCCGGATCGCCGCGCGTACGCCTTTACTCGACGACCTTGCGGCGCGGCCTGGCGGGGACGCTGGTGCGCGGCCGGGGTCCGGGCGGGTCCGGTGCCGTCAACGGCGCATACTTCGTCCGCGCCACGCCGGCGGACCTCGAGTCGTGGGGGAGTACGATCGGCGGTGGCCCGGGCCGGACCGGCTGGTCCTACGGCGACGCGCTCCCGTACTTCCGGCGCTCGGAGAACGACCGCGACTTCGGTTCGTCGTCCGCGCACGGTGCCGCCGGGCCGGTCCCGGTGTCGCGCCGCCCCGCGGGGGAGTGGAGCACGACGACGGCGCGGTTCGTGGCGGCGGCCGAGGCCATGGGATTCCCCGGCGAGCCGGACAAGAATGCCGGCGGGCCCCCGGGCATCGGCCCCGTGCCATGCAATATCGATCGCGGCATGCGCGTCGATCCCGGCTCCGCGTACCTCGCGGCCGCGGCGGAGCGCCCCAACCTGACCGTCTGGACGGGAGCGACCGTCGCGGGGCTGCAGTCCACGGCGGGCGCCGTGCGCGCGGTGCAGGTGATTCGGGACGGGGAATCGCTGCTGGTGGAGGCGGGCACCGCGGTGGTGGCGGCGGGGGCCATCGAGACGCCCGCACTGCTGTGGCGCTCCGGCATCGGCGATCCGCGGATTCTCGGGGCGGCGACGGTGCATCCGCTGCCGGGGGTGGGACGCGAGTTCTCGGACCACCCGGAGATCACGGTCCCCTACGATCCGGTCCCGCGACGGCCGGCTGCCGATCCGCTCGTCGCAGAGCGTGTCCCGCCGCCGATCCTCGAGGCCTGCCTCAACCTGAACTCCGGTGACGGCGCCGTGGAGATCCGTCCCTACACGGCGTCCTTCGGCGACGCGGTGCCGGGGAACCCGCGCATGCCGCCGGTGCTGGGCGCCGCACTCATGGCACCGCGGGGGAGAGGCCGGATGGTTCCGCACCCGACGGACCCGCTGGGCGCACCCCGGATCGAACACCACTATCTGTCGGATCCGCGGGACAAGGCGGCCGCTGTCGCGGCGGTGGACCTGGCCCGAGGGCTGTTGGACGCGTCGGGCATCGGCGCGCCGATCGATGGGATGACGCCGCACCTGGGCACCTCGCAGCATCTCAGCGGAACTTGCCCGATGGGCTCCGACGTCGGCACGTCGGTGGTGGATCAGTGCTGCCGGGTGCACGGAATCGCGGGGCTCTACATCGTCGACACCTCGGTGTTCCCGCGGGTGCCCAGTAGGGGACCGCACGCGACGGCGGTGATGCTCGCCGAGCGTGCCGCGGAGTTCATCGCGTCCGGATTCCCCTGA
- a CDS encoding MmgE/PrpD family protein: MPAPGLSVHTVRTRRSAEDFPRDEHLAWKIAQIAAQAPPACETVREMVVNRIIDDAAVAAASLTRRPPRAARAQALAHPAASGGAPAWGVDSAVSPEWAAWANGVAVRELDFHDTFLAAEYSHPGDNIPPILAACQHAGASGADLVRGIATGYEIQIDLARGMCLHEHKIDHVAHLGPSVAAGIGAALRLDPEVIYQAIGQALHTTTATRQSRKGAISSWKAYAPAYAGKAAIEAVDRAMRGEGAPAPIWEGEDGVIARLLGGPDAVYEIPLPAPGAPQRAILDSYTKEHSAEYQAQAIIDLAFRLRGRIGDLSRIATVTLHTSHHTHTVIGTGANDPQKFDPHASRETLDHSVMYIFAVALQDGTWHHERSYSPERAQRPDTVELWRKVATAEDGEWTRRYHDPDPAARAFGARAEITLDCGEVIVDELAVADAHPQGARPFGRSQYVAKFRSLADGVVAPDEQDRFLATAVRAAELRPDELGLLTFTAAGGALAAAPSLPEGLF, from the coding sequence ATGCCCGCACCGGGTCTTTCCGTCCACACCGTCCGCACCCGCCGCTCGGCGGAGGACTTCCCCCGCGACGAGCACCTCGCATGGAAGATCGCGCAGATCGCCGCCCAGGCGCCCCCCGCCTGCGAGACGGTCCGCGAAATGGTCGTGAACCGCATCATCGACGACGCCGCCGTCGCCGCCGCGTCGCTCACCCGCCGTCCGCCCAGAGCGGCACGCGCTCAGGCTCTCGCCCACCCGGCGGCCTCGGGCGGCGCACCAGCGTGGGGCGTCGACTCGGCCGTGTCGCCGGAGTGGGCGGCGTGGGCGAACGGTGTCGCGGTGCGCGAGCTCGATTTCCACGACACGTTCCTGGCGGCCGAGTACTCGCATCCCGGCGACAACATCCCGCCGATCCTCGCCGCCTGCCAGCACGCAGGGGCATCCGGCGCGGACCTGGTGCGCGGTATTGCCACCGGGTACGAGATCCAGATCGACCTGGCGCGCGGGATGTGCCTGCACGAGCACAAGATCGACCACGTCGCCCACCTCGGCCCGTCGGTCGCCGCCGGCATCGGCGCCGCGCTGCGCCTGGATCCCGAGGTGATCTACCAGGCGATCGGCCAGGCCCTGCACACCACCACCGCCACCCGGCAGTCCCGCAAGGGCGCGATCTCCAGCTGGAAGGCCTACGCCCCCGCCTACGCGGGCAAGGCCGCCATCGAGGCGGTGGACCGGGCGATGCGCGGCGAGGGCGCCCCGGCCCCGATCTGGGAGGGCGAGGACGGGGTGATCGCCCGGCTCCTCGGCGGGCCCGACGCCGTCTACGAGATTCCGCTGCCCGCGCCCGGCGCCCCGCAGCGCGCCATCCTCGACAGCTACACCAAGGAGCATTCGGCCGAATACCAGGCGCAGGCCATCATCGACCTGGCCTTCCGGCTGCGCGGGCGCATCGGCGACCTGTCTCGGATCGCCACCGTCACCCTGCACACCAGCCACCACACGCACACCGTGATCGGCACCGGCGCGAACGACCCGCAGAAGTTCGACCCGCACGCCAGCCGCGAGACCCTCGACCACTCGGTGATGTACATCTTCGCCGTCGCCCTGCAGGACGGAACGTGGCACCACGAGCGCTCCTACTCCCCCGAGCGGGCACAGCGCCCCGACACCGTCGAGCTGTGGCGGAAGGTCGCCACCGCCGAGGACGGCGAATGGACCCGCCGGTATCACGACCCCGACCCGGCGGCCCGGGCGTTCGGCGCGCGCGCCGAGATCACCCTGGACTGCGGCGAGGTCATCGTCGACGAGCTGGCCGTCGCCGACGCGCACCCGCAGGGCGCCCGCCCGTTCGGCCGTTCCCAGTACGTGGCCAAGTTCCGGTCGCTCGCCGACGGCGTCGTCGCCCCGGACGAGCAGGACCGCTTCCTGGCCACCGCCGTCCGCGCCGCCGAGCTGCGCCCCGACGAACTGGGCCTGCTCACCTTCACCGCCGCAGGCGGCGCGCTCGCCGCCGCCCCCAGCCTCCCGGAAGGACTGTTCTGA
- a CDS encoding SgcJ/EcaC family oxidoreductase, producing the protein MAVDDSVKREAIRATVQAYVDAVGATDPDAVLALYAPDATVEDPVGTDAHRGRDAIAAFYAKSAGYHNESELLDCRISGDNAAFRFRITTTLPERTVEVTPIDVMTFDEDARITSMQAFWHTSDYRVVRPR; encoded by the coding sequence GTGGCCGTCGACGATTCCGTGAAGCGCGAAGCGATCCGTGCAACAGTCCAGGCCTACGTCGACGCCGTCGGCGCGACCGATCCTGATGCGGTGCTGGCCCTCTACGCGCCGGACGCCACCGTGGAGGACCCGGTGGGCACCGATGCGCACCGGGGCAGAGACGCCATCGCCGCGTTCTACGCGAAGTCCGCCGGATACCACAACGAGTCGGAACTGCTGGACTGCCGCATTTCCGGCGACAACGCCGCCTTCCGGTTCCGCATCACCACGACGCTGCCCGAGCGCACCGTCGAAGTCACCCCCATCGACGTCATGACGTTCGACGAGGACGCGAGGATCACGAGCATGCAGGCGTTCTGGCACACTTCCGACTACCGGGTGGTCCGCCCGCGCTGA
- a CDS encoding bifunctional 2-methylcitrate synthase/citrate synthase, with protein sequence MPEQADGAALDGRGSAPDIRKGLAGVVADTTEISAVIPETNSLTYRGYAVQDLAARCSFEEVAYLLWNGELPTPLQLQQFCVRERAQRRADRSLLTLLAKLPETCHPMDVVRTVVSYLGSEDPDEDSAPADPAGALVAAREKALRIMALLPTIVAADMRRRRGQDPIAPHTQLGFAENFLTMCFGAAPEPEVVRAFETSLILYAEHSFNASTFTARVVTSTMSDMYSAVTAAIGALKGPLHGGANEAVMHDMIEIDEPGRAAEWLRAKLDAHEKVMGFGHRVYKDGDSRVPTMRVALGEIADRRDGGAWLEIYRILESEMQAATGIKPNLDFPTGPAYHLLGFDIPMFTPIFVMSRITGWTAHIMEQSQSNALIRPLSEYNGVPQRAVPA encoded by the coding sequence ATGCCGGAGCAAGCCGACGGCGCCGCGCTCGACGGCCGGGGGTCGGCGCCGGACATCCGCAAAGGTCTGGCGGGCGTGGTGGCCGACACCACCGAGATCTCCGCCGTGATCCCCGAGACCAACTCACTGACCTATCGCGGCTACGCAGTGCAGGACCTCGCCGCGCGGTGCAGCTTCGAGGAGGTCGCCTACCTGCTCTGGAACGGCGAGCTGCCCACCCCGCTCCAGCTGCAGCAGTTCTGCGTGCGCGAGCGCGCGCAGCGCCGCGCCGACCGCTCGCTGCTGACGCTGCTGGCCAAGCTGCCCGAGACCTGCCACCCGATGGACGTGGTGCGCACGGTGGTCAGCTATCTGGGTTCCGAAGACCCTGACGAGGATTCGGCCCCGGCCGACCCGGCCGGCGCCCTCGTCGCCGCACGGGAGAAGGCGCTGCGCATCATGGCGCTGCTGCCGACGATCGTGGCCGCGGACATGCGCCGGCGCCGGGGCCAGGACCCCATCGCCCCGCACACGCAGCTGGGATTCGCCGAGAACTTCCTCACCATGTGCTTCGGTGCGGCCCCCGAACCCGAGGTCGTGCGCGCCTTCGAGACGTCGCTGATCCTCTACGCCGAGCACAGCTTCAACGCCTCGACGTTCACCGCCCGCGTGGTCACCTCGACCATGTCGGACATGTACAGCGCGGTCACCGCAGCGATCGGCGCGCTCAAGGGGCCGCTGCACGGCGGTGCCAACGAGGCCGTCATGCACGACATGATCGAGATCGACGAGCCCGGGCGGGCGGCAGAGTGGCTGCGTGCGAAGCTCGACGCCCACGAGAAGGTGATGGGCTTCGGCCACCGCGTGTACAAGGACGGCGACTCTCGGGTGCCGACGATGCGCGTGGCGCTCGGCGAGATCGCCGACCGCCGCGACGGCGGCGCGTGGCTGGAGATCTACCGCATCCTCGAGTCCGAGATGCAGGCCGCCACCGGCATCAAACCCAACCTGGACTTCCCCACCGGGCCTGCCTACCACCTGCTGGGGTTCGACATCCCGATGTTCACGCCGATCTTCGTGATGAGCCGGATCACCGGCTGGACCGCCCACATCATGGAGCAGAGCCAGTCGAACGCGCTGATCAGGCCGCTGAGCGAATACAACGGCGTACCGCAGCGGGCCGTTCCCGCCTGA
- the metE gene encoding 5-methyltetrahydropteroyltriglutamate--homocysteine S-methyltransferase, whose product MNTTFTATVLGSPRIGPRRELKKAVEAYWAGRIDADELLATGAALRADMWSQQRAAGLDSIPVGTFSLYDQVLDTAAMLGALPERVAGIADPLDRYFAAARGNDTVAPLEMTKWFDTNYHYLVPEISPQTRFALDPSKPLGELAEARAQGVPARPVVIGPVTFLLLSKQVDASGPLLDRIDELLPLYAELLGLLAEAGAEWVQIDEPALVGDRTDDEIAVARRIYDELAALTQRPAILVASYFGSLGDALPALAATGIEGIAVDLVAGSDAPAWVPGLARKHVVAGVVDGRNVWRTDLEAALGTLVTLLGSVGSLAVSTSCSLLHVPYTLEAESGLEEPLRSWLAFGAEKTGEVVTLATALSRGRDAVAGAVEAGGSAVRSRREDPRLHDETLRARIDALTSGTRGRSEADVRRRAQQGLGLPVLPTTTIGSYPQTREIRLARAALRKGEIDQAEYLRRMRSEIGDVVALQEELGLDVLVHGEPERNDMVQYFAEQLDGFFATQNGWVQSYGSRCVRPPILYGDVRRPSPMTTEWITYAQSLTGKPVKGMLTGPVTILAWSFVRDDQPLAETADQVALAIRDETVDLQAAGIRIIQVDEPALRELLPLRAAEQQAYLDWAVGAFRLATSGVADSTQIHTHLCYSEFGQVIGAIAGLDADVTSIEAARSHMEVLGDLNEVGFDLGVGPGVYDIHSPRVPGVDEIEELLKEALAAVPAERLWVNPDCGLKTRGTEETTASLRNLVEATRRVRARL is encoded by the coding sequence GTGAACACGACATTCACAGCGACAGTTCTGGGCTCACCGCGCATCGGCCCCCGGCGTGAGCTGAAGAAGGCGGTCGAGGCCTATTGGGCGGGCCGCATCGACGCCGACGAGCTACTGGCCACCGGGGCCGCGTTGCGCGCGGACATGTGGTCGCAGCAACGGGCCGCGGGGCTGGACTCCATCCCGGTCGGCACCTTCTCCCTCTACGACCAGGTGCTGGACACCGCGGCCATGCTGGGAGCACTCCCGGAACGGGTCGCGGGAATCGCCGACCCGCTCGACCGCTACTTCGCGGCCGCGCGCGGCAACGACACGGTCGCCCCGCTGGAGATGACCAAGTGGTTCGACACCAACTACCACTACCTGGTCCCCGAGATCTCCCCGCAGACGCGGTTCGCGCTGGATCCGTCGAAACCGCTGGGCGAACTCGCCGAGGCGCGGGCTCAGGGCGTGCCGGCGCGCCCGGTGGTGATCGGGCCGGTCACGTTCCTGCTGCTGTCCAAACAGGTCGACGCGTCAGGCCCGCTGCTGGACCGCATCGACGAGCTGCTTCCGTTGTACGCCGAGCTGCTGGGACTGCTCGCCGAGGCGGGCGCGGAATGGGTGCAGATCGACGAACCCGCGCTGGTCGGCGACCGCACCGACGACGAGATCGCCGTCGCCCGCCGCATCTACGACGAGTTGGCGGCCCTGACGCAACGCCCGGCGATCCTCGTCGCCTCGTACTTCGGCAGCCTCGGTGACGCGCTGCCGGCTCTGGCCGCCACGGGCATCGAAGGCATCGCCGTGGACCTGGTGGCGGGATCGGACGCGCCCGCATGGGTGCCGGGCCTGGCGCGCAAGCATGTCGTGGCGGGCGTCGTCGACGGCCGCAACGTGTGGCGCACAGACCTGGAAGCCGCCCTGGGCACGCTCGTGACACTGCTGGGCAGCGTCGGGTCGCTGGCGGTGTCCACCTCGTGCTCGCTGCTGCACGTGCCGTACACGCTCGAAGCGGAGTCCGGACTGGAGGAGCCGCTGCGTTCCTGGCTCGCGTTCGGCGCGGAGAAGACCGGCGAGGTCGTGACGCTGGCGACCGCCCTGAGCCGGGGGCGTGACGCCGTGGCGGGCGCGGTCGAGGCCGGCGGCTCCGCGGTGCGGTCACGGCGCGAGGACCCGCGCCTGCACGACGAGACGCTGCGCGCGCGGATCGACGCGCTGACCTCGGGGACCAGGGGCAGGAGCGAAGCCGACGTCCGCCGGCGGGCCCAGCAGGGCCTCGGCCTGCCCGTGCTGCCGACCACCACGATCGGTTCGTACCCGCAGACCCGGGAGATCAGGCTCGCGCGCGCCGCGCTGCGCAAGGGCGAGATCGACCAGGCGGAGTACCTGCGCCGCATGCGGAGTGAGATCGGCGACGTGGTGGCGCTGCAGGAGGAGCTGGGCCTGGACGTGCTGGTGCACGGCGAGCCGGAGCGCAACGACATGGTGCAGTACTTCGCCGAGCAACTGGACGGATTCTTCGCCACGCAGAACGGCTGGGTGCAGTCCTACGGCAGCCGATGCGTGCGCCCGCCGATCCTCTACGGCGACGTGCGGCGGCCGAGCCCGATGACGACCGAGTGGATCACCTACGCCCAGTCGCTCACCGGCAAGCCCGTCAAGGGGATGCTCACCGGCCCGGTGACCATCCTGGCGTGGTCGTTCGTGCGCGACGACCAGCCGCTGGCGGAGACCGCCGACCAGGTGGCGCTGGCGATCCGCGACGAGACGGTGGATCTGCAGGCCGCCGGCATCCGGATCATCCAGGTGGACGAGCCGGCCCTGCGGGAGCTTCTGCCGCTGCGCGCCGCGGAGCAACAGGCCTACCTGGACTGGGCGGTGGGGGCGTTCCGGCTCGCCACGTCGGGCGTGGCCGACTCCACGCAGATCCACACGCACCTGTGCTATTCGGAGTTCGGTCAGGTGATCGGCGCCATCGCCGGACTGGACGCGGACGTCACGTCCATCGAGGCGGCCCGCTCGCACATGGAGGTGCTGGGCGACCTCAACGAGGTGGGCTTCGACCTGGGGGTCGGGCCCGGGGTGTACGACATCCACTCGCCACGGGTACCGGGTGTGGACGAGATCGAGGAGCTGCTGAAGGAGGCGCTGGCGGCCGTGCCCGCGGAGCGCCTGTGGGTCAATCCCGACTGCGGGCTCAAGACCCGCGGAACCGAGGAGACGACGGCTTCGCTCCGCAACCTGGTCGAGGCGACGCGACGGGTGCGCGCCCGGCTGTAG